The Candidatus Melainabacteria bacterium region ATCTTTTACACAAACCACAGAATATTTTTTTATGCCAATTTCATTTAATGCAGCTACTAAGGCATATGAATTTGATTCATATATTTTTCCAAATGTTAATTTTTTACCTACTTTAATTAATTCACTACCTGTAACTATAATTGATACTCTTGGCTTTAAATATACACAACACTTTTTATAACCTAATGTAGCTAACAAACCAATTACTGGCGGGCTTATATAAGTTCCTTTTTCTATTACACAATCATTTAAGTGAAATTCTTCTCCTTCTCTTCTTATGTTTTCCCACCGGCTTGCTGATTTTTTTACATAAATATATTTCTTTTCTTCGAAACAAAATTCCTTCATTATTACAGCTTCAACACCAGCTGGAATAGGAGCACCAGTAAGAATTTTTACAGCTGTACCTGGTGTCACTGCAGCTCTTAACCCATCTCCTGCTTTTATAGTTCCAGTGAGTTGTAATTTAATAGGAGATTCATTTGAAGCATTTTTAACATCTGAAGTTCTTACTCCAAAACCATCAACAGCAGAATTATCAAAAAAAGGAATGTTATGTGTTGTAAAAATATCTTTAGTTAAAACACTACCTCCTGCTTGCTCTAGTTTTATAGTTTTAAATCCAAGAGGATTTGCACAAGCAAGAACTGTTGATAAAGCTTTGTGGTAGGGAATCATTTTCTTAA contains the following coding sequences:
- a CDS encoding molybdopterin molybdotransferase MoeA, which codes for MIPYHKALSTVLACANPLGFKTIKLEQAGGSVLTKDIFTTHNIPFFDNSAVDGFGVRTSDVKNASNESPIKLQLTGTIKAGDGLRAAVTPGTAVKILTGAPIPAGVEAVIMKEFCFEEKKYIYVKKSASRWENIRREGEEFHLNDCVIEKGTYISPPVIGLLATLGYKKCCVYLKPRVSIIVTGSELIKVGKKLTFGKIYESNSYALVAALNEIGIKKYSVVCVKDDKKIIKKQIKKALKNSDVIISVGGISTGDYDFVKEIFNSLGVKTLFTKVAMKPAKPNYFGSFKRKLVFGLPGNPVSALVSFHQFIKPALLKIMGAKSITPFQAKAILSENLTKKPGRLEFVRGILEQKNGDLLVRPTQGQGSHMLGGIANANCLIYFPEEQKLILKGEKVDIDLLSWN